A single genomic interval of Methyloceanibacter caenitepidi harbors:
- a CDS encoding lysophospholipid acyltransferase family protein, whose product MFRSIVFGLLFYLTTALFVVLGFPFFFTPRSWSMAALKVHARTELWLLKHIVGLDFEVRGLDKLPEPPFLVASKHQSAWETFALIPLFHDPALLMKRELFWIPFHGWFSHKFGMIPVDRDKGPAALRNMLRHAKDRIAKGREIIIFPEGTRRPPGAPPAYRTGIVLLYNALDVPCVPIALNSGVFWPRRTWRRKPGTVVVEILDPLPPGLPKAEFMSRLRETIETASARLLADANAESRNR is encoded by the coding sequence ATGTTCCGCTCCATCGTTTTCGGACTCCTGTTCTACCTCACGACCGCGCTGTTCGTGGTGTTGGGATTTCCGTTCTTCTTCACGCCCCGCAGTTGGTCCATGGCGGCCTTGAAGGTCCATGCCCGGACCGAACTCTGGCTGCTGAAGCATATCGTCGGGTTGGACTTCGAGGTCCGGGGTCTCGACAAGCTGCCCGAGCCACCGTTCCTCGTCGCGTCCAAGCACCAGTCGGCCTGGGAAACGTTTGCGCTCATCCCGCTATTTCACGACCCGGCGCTCTTGATGAAACGCGAATTGTTCTGGATCCCGTTTCACGGTTGGTTCTCTCACAAGTTCGGGATGATCCCCGTCGACCGGGACAAGGGCCCCGCGGCCCTGCGCAACATGCTGCGCCACGCCAAGGATCGCATCGCCAAGGGCCGGGAGATCATCATCTTCCCCGAGGGCACACGCCGCCCGCCCGGGGCGCCGCCCGCCTATCGCACAGGGATCGTGCTCCTCTACAACGCGCTGGACGTGCCGTGCGTCCCCATCGCCTTGAATTCAGGGGTATTCTGGCCCCGCCGCACCTGGCGGCGAAAGCCGGGCACCGTCGTCGTGGAGATCCTCGATCCCCTGCCGCCGGGCCTTCCCAAGGCCGAGTTCATGAGCCGTCTCCGGGAGACCATCGAGACCGCTTCCGCACGCCTTCTGGCCGATGCGAACGCAGAGAGCCGGAACCGTTAA
- the phaR gene encoding polyhydroxyalkanoate synthesis repressor PhaR: MARDANQDSRPVIIKKYANRRLYNTDTSTYVTLEDLAEMVRAERDFVVYDAKTGEDLTHAVLTQIIVEQESRGTNLLPIGFLRQLIRFYGDGMQMLVPSYLEFSLDSLTKQQEKYRRNFADTFGTAAFDAVQEQVRKNFAAFEKALGMFTPFSADMSTGRAERESDEVPAKPASSPEQSGDDIDTLKAELQAMQERLEKLSRP, encoded by the coding sequence GTGGCTAGGGATGCGAACCAGGACAGCCGGCCGGTCATCATCAAGAAATACGCCAACCGGAGGCTCTACAATACCGATACAAGCACGTATGTGACCTTGGAAGATCTCGCCGAGATGGTGCGCGCGGAGCGCGACTTCGTCGTGTACGACGCGAAGACCGGCGAGGATCTGACCCATGCGGTGCTGACCCAGATCATCGTCGAACAGGAAAGCCGCGGGACCAATCTCTTGCCCATCGGCTTCCTGCGCCAGCTCATCCGATTCTACGGGGACGGCATGCAGATGCTGGTGCCGTCCTATCTCGAGTTCAGTCTCGACTCCCTCACCAAGCAGCAGGAAAAGTACCGGCGCAACTTCGCCGATACGTTCGGAACCGCGGCTTTCGATGCGGTGCAGGAGCAGGTGCGTAAGAATTTCGCGGCGTTCGAGAAGGCGCTTGGGATGTTCACGCCTTTCAGCGCCGACATGTCTACCGGGCGCGCCGAGCGGGAATCCGACGAGGTGCCGGCGAAGCCGGCGTCTTCGCCGGAACAGAGCGGGGACGACATCGACACGCTCAAGGCCGAACTCCAGGCCATGCAGGAGCGGCTGGAGAAACTTTCCCGCCCCTAA